In a single window of the bacterium genome:
- a CDS encoding aminotransferase class V-fold PLP-dependent enzyme, translating into MADLSLTNIREYVVGWDKKVPLATGGTRRYVYLDNAASTPALSPVRDKVDELIGWYSSIHRGTGFKSAVSTHAYERAREIVLDFVGAGKDDHTAVFSCNTTEAVNKLACSLGYPENPVVLVSSLEHHSNDLPWRRYAELAYLPFSAEGVVDLDATRRLVESLSGRLALIAVTGASNVTGLLVPVHELAKIAHANGARILVDGAQLAPHVPIRMDPG; encoded by the coding sequence TTGGCGGATTTATCACTGACTAACATCCGCGAGTACGTGGTCGGTTGGGACAAAAAGGTCCCCCTGGCCACGGGCGGCACGCGGCGGTACGTCTATCTGGACAACGCCGCCAGCACTCCGGCCCTGTCCCCGGTGCGGGACAAGGTGGACGAGCTCATCGGCTGGTACTCCTCGATCCACCGCGGCACCGGCTTCAAGAGCGCCGTGTCCACCCACGCCTACGAGCGGGCCCGGGAGATCGTGCTCGACTTCGTCGGGGCCGGGAAAGACGACCACACCGCCGTCTTCAGCTGCAACACCACCGAGGCCGTCAACAAGCTGGCCTGCTCCCTCGGCTATCCCGAGAACCCCGTGGTCCTCGTGAGCTCGCTGGAGCACCACTCCAACGACCTGCCCTGGCGGCGGTACGCCGAGCTGGCTTATCTCCCCTTCTCCGCGGAGGGCGTCGTTGACCTGGATGCCACCCGCAGGCTCGTGGAGAGCCTCTCCGGTCGGCTGGCTCTGATTGCGGTCACGGGGGCGAGCAACGTGACGGGCCTGTTGGTTCCGGTTCACGAGCTGGCGAAGATAGCCCACGCGAACGGCGCGCGCATACTGGTGGACGGCGCCCAACTGGCCCCGCACGTGCCCATCCGTATGGACCCCGG